The sequence AGCGCGACGCGCGGTGGTTCCCGGAGCCGGAGGAGTTCCGGCCGGAGCGCTGGGATTCCGCGAGCGGTGACGAGATCGCGGAGTACGCGTGGTTCCCGTTCGGCGGCGGGCCCCGGGTCTGCATCGGTACGCGCTTCGCGATGGTGGAGGCCGTCCTCCTGCTGGCGGTACTGGCCCGCCGCTTCACCCTGGACGTGGACCCGGGCGAGATCACGCCCGTGACGGGACTGACGCTCCAGCCGGACCGGGACGTCACCGCGACGGTCCGGGCGCGGTAGCGGGAGGGCGGACCGGACCCCGGGAGGAGCACGGCGCCTCGGAGGGGAGCACCGGCGCCTCGGGGGATACCGGCGCCCGGCGGACCGCAGTCGGCGCCCGGCTCCTGGGTAGCAGGGAGCCGGGCGCCGGAGCGTGTCAGTCCGCGGGCAGCCACTTCTTCCAGACGTCCGGGTGGCGCTCGATCCAGCGCTTCGCCGCCTCCTGGGGAGTGAGCTTCTGCGAGGCGATCATCTCGGACACCTCGTTCTGGTCCTCCTCCGACCAGTGGAACTTCTTCAGGAACGCGGACGCGTCCCCGCCGCGGTCGGCGAAGTCGGCGTTGAGGAACTTCTGCAACGGAGTCGTCGGGTAGGCGCAGTCGATGTCCGCAGGGTCCTTGGCCGCGCACTCGTCCGTGTACTCGGGCAGCTCCACCTCCACCATCGGCACCTCGTTGAACAGCCACTGCGGCTGGTACCAGTAGCTGAGGAAGGGCTTCTTCGCCTTGGCGAACTGCTGGATCTGGGTGATCTGGGCCGCCTCGGAGCCGGCGAAGACCACCTTGTAGTCGAGATCCAGGTTCTTCACCAGGGCCACGTCGTTGGTGACGTAGGACGGCGAGCCGTCCATCAGCTGGCCCTTGCCGCCGCTCTCGGCGGTCCTCAGCCGGTCCGCGTACTTGTTGAGGTTCTTCCAGTCGGTGACGTCGGGGTTCTCGTCGGCCCAGTACTTCGGGACGTACCAGCCGATGTGGCCGGTGACGCCGAGGTCGCCGCCGGGGACGATGGTCTTCTTCTCGTCGACGTACAGCTTCTCCTGGTCCGGGTGGCCCCAGTCCTCCAGGATCGCGTCGACGCGGCCCTGGCTGAGGGCGTCCCAGGCGGGGACCTCGTCGGTCTGGACGAGGTCGACGCGGTAGCCGAGCTCCTCCTTGAGGAGCTGCTCGGCGACGGCGACGTTCGCCTGGGCGCCGACCCAGGACTGGACGGAGAGCGTCACCGTCTTGACCCCGGCGGGGGCGGCGAACGGGGAGGCCTGCTTGGTCATGTCGGCGGCGCCGCAGCCCGCCGTGGCGAGCAGAGCTGCGGCCGACGACAGCGCCGTGATCAGGCGCGTACGGGAGCGGTTCATCTCAGCTCTCCTGTCGCTGGCGGCGGGTGGTGGGCTGGGTGACCCGGTCGAGCATCAGGCCGAGGCAGACGATCGCCGCTCCGGCGACGAGACCGGTGGCCAGGTCGCCCTGGGCGAGGCCGAGGACGACCTCGTAGCCGAGGGCGCCGGAGCCGACGAGTCCGCCGATGATGACGACGGCGAGGACCAGCACGACCGCCTGGTTGACGGCGAGCAGCAGGGAGGGCCTGGCCAGCGGGATCTGCACCTGGCGCAGTTGCTGGCCCGGGGTCGCGCCGAGGGAGCGGGCGCCCTCCATCGCCGCCGGGTCGACGCCCCGCAGCCCCTGGGTGGTGATGCGGATGACGGCGGGCAGCGCGTAGACGACCGCGGCCGCGGCGGCGGGCGCGCGGCCGACGCCGAACAGTGCGACGACGGGGATCAGGTAGACGAACTGCGGCATGGTCTGGAAGACGTCCAGGACCGGTCGCAGCAGCTTCTCCAGGCGTTCGCTGCGGGCCGTCCCGACGGCGACGCCGAAGCCGATGACCAGGGTGACGGCGACGGCGGCGAGCACCTGGCTGAGGGTGTCCATGGAGGGCTTCCACACGCCGAGCACGCCGATCGCGGCCATGGCGAGGACGGCGGTGGCGGCGGTCCGCCAGGTGCCGATGGTCCAGGCGAGGGCGGCGACGATCAGCAGCACCGACCACCAGGGCAGTCCGGTGAGGCCGCTGCGCAGGGGGTTGAGGACACCGCTGGTGAAGTGGGAGGCGAGGTCGGCGGTGCCGCCGACGACGGGCACCCCCGTGTAGAGGTGGTCGACCATCCAGTCCTTGGCGGTGTTGACCGGTCCGGCGATGGCCACGGTGACGTTCTCGGGCCAGACCCGCCCGTCGGCGAGCCGCCCGACGACGGCGACGACCGCGGTGAGCGCGGCGGCCAGGGACCAGCCGCGCCAGCCGCGCAGCAGGGCCGGGCCGGTGGGCTCGGCGCCGATGCGGTGTCCCGCCGCCTCCGTCGTGCGGTCCAGCACGACGGCCAGCAGCACGATCGGGATGCCCGCGGCGAGGGCGGCGCCGACGTCCACGGAGGACAGCGCCTGGTAGACCCGGTCGCCGAGGCCCCCGGCACCGATCACGGAGGCGATGACGGCCATGGAGAGCGCCATCATGATGGTCTGGTTGAGGCCGAGGAGGAGTTCCTTGCGGGCCAGCGGGAGCCGGGCGCTCAGCAGCCGCTGGCGTCCGGTCGCGCCGAGCGAGGTGACGGCCTCCATGACGCCGCCGTCCGCGCCGCGCAGACCGAGCGCGGTGAGCCGGGCCATCGGCGGGGCCGCGTACACGACGGTGGCGAGGACGGCGCCGGGCACGCCGATGCCGAACACCAGCACCACGGGCAGCAGATAGGCGAAGGCGGGCAGCACCTGCATGGTGTCCAGGACCGGTCGCAGGATGCGGAACACCCGGTCCGAGAGCCCGGCGGCGAGACCGAGGAGCAGCCCCAGGACGACGGAGGCGAGAACGGCGACGACCATCAGCGCGAGCGTCTGCATGGTGGGGACCCACATGCCGAGCAGCCCGCAGAGCAGGAACGACACGCCCGCGGTGAGGGCCAGGCGCACTCCGGCGACGCGCCAGGCGACGGCGGCGGCGAACACGGTGACGCCGGCCCAGCCGAGGGCCAGGAGGAGCAGGTAGACGCCGCGTACGGAGAGCACGACGGCGTTGCTGATGTGGCCGAAGAAGTAGAGGAACAGCGGGTGGCTGTCGCGGTTGGAGACGATCCAGTCCGTGACCTCGCCGAGCGGGGCCGAGAGGTCGGCGGTCAGCGCCTCGGGCCAGACCCCGCCGCCCCAGCGGCCGTGCACGAGCGGCACGACGACGACGGCGACGAGCGCGAGCAGCAGAAGCTTCGCGGCGGCGGGACGGTCGCGGAGGACGGCCAGCGGCCCGCGGCGCGTACCCGGGGCGGCGGGGCGGGCCGGGGTGGCCTGTGCGGTGGCCATCAGGCGGTCACCTCCCGGGTGCCGTCCGGCGCGTCGGGAGCCCCGGACGCGGGGGCGGTCGACGCCGGCGTGGCGGCGTCGCCGGCGCCGTCCGTTCCGGCCACGACGTCCAGCAGGCAGGCGTGGTCGACGACGCCGACGAGGCGGCCGCCGTCCATCACGCGGGCGGCGGGGTCGCCGGAGCGGGAGACCGCTTCGATGGCCTCGGAGACGGTGGCGTCGGTGCGCACGGCCGGGCCGCGCTCGCTCTCCCCGGCGAGCGCGGGCCGCATGGCGGTGGCGACGGTGAGGACCTGCTCGCGCGGCACGTCGCGGACGAACTCGCGGACGTAGTCGTCGGCGGGCGAGCCCACGATCTCCTCGGGGGTGCCGAGCTGGACGATGCCGCCGTCGCGCATGAGCGCGATCCGGGTGCCCAGGCGGAGGGCCTCGCTGAGGTCGTGGGTGATGAAGACCATGGTGCGGCCCTCCTCGCGGTGCAGGCGGACCACCTCGTCCTGCATCTCGCGGCGGATCAGCGGGTCCAGCGCGCTGAACGGCTCGTCGAAGAGGAGGACGGAGGGATCGACGGCGAGCGCGCGGGCGAGGCCGACACGCTGCTGCTGGCCGCCGGAGAGCTGCGAGGGGCGGCGGTCCTCCAGGCCGTCGAGACCGACCTTGGCGACCAGTTCGGCGGCCCTGGCGCGGCGTTCGGGCTTGCCGAGGCCCTGGATCTCCAGGCCGTAGGCGACGTTGTCCAGCACCGTGCGGTGCGGCAGCAGTCCGAAGTGCTGGAAGACCATCGCGGCCCGGTGGCGGCGCAGTTCGCGCAGCCGGGAGCGGTCCATCGCGAGGACGTCCTCGCCGTCGATGGCGAGGGTGCCGCTGGTGGGCTCGATGAGCCGGGTCAGACAGCGTACGAGGGTCGACTTGCCGGAGCCCGACAGGCCCATGACGACGAAGACCTCGCCCTTGCGGACGTCGAACGAGACGTCGCGGACGGCGGCGGTGCAGCCGGTGGCCTCGCGCAGTTCGGCGGGCGGGAGTGCCCCGTACTCGCTGCCGGGAATCCGGTCGGACTTGGGTCCGAAGACCTTCCAGAGGTTGCGTACGGAGAACACGGGGTTCTCGTCGCCTCCGGTGGCTCCCGCCTCGCCGGCGGGCTCGGTGGTCTTGAGGGTCTCGGTTCCGGTCAT is a genomic window of Streptomyces sp. YPW6 containing:
- a CDS encoding ABC transporter substrate-binding protein, whose protein sequence is MNRSRTRLITALSSAAALLATAGCGAADMTKQASPFAAPAGVKTVTLSVQSWVGAQANVAVAEQLLKEELGYRVDLVQTDEVPAWDALSQGRVDAILEDWGHPDQEKLYVDEKKTIVPGGDLGVTGHIGWYVPKYWADENPDVTDWKNLNKYADRLRTAESGGKGQLMDGSPSYVTNDVALVKNLDLDYKVVFAGSEAAQITQIQQFAKAKKPFLSYWYQPQWLFNEVPMVEVELPEYTDECAAKDPADIDCAYPTTPLQKFLNADFADRGGDASAFLKKFHWSEEDQNEVSEMIASQKLTPQEAAKRWIERHPDVWKKWLPAD
- a CDS encoding proline/glycine betaine ABC transporter permease, with the translated sequence MATAQATPARPAAPGTRRGPLAVLRDRPAAAKLLLLALVAVVVVPLVHGRWGGGVWPEALTADLSAPLGEVTDWIVSNRDSHPLFLYFFGHISNAVVLSVRGVYLLLLALGWAGVTVFAAAVAWRVAGVRLALTAGVSFLLCGLLGMWVPTMQTLALMVVAVLASVVLGLLLGLAAGLSDRVFRILRPVLDTMQVLPAFAYLLPVVLVFGIGVPGAVLATVVYAAPPMARLTALGLRGADGGVMEAVTSLGATGRQRLLSARLPLARKELLLGLNQTIMMALSMAVIASVIGAGGLGDRVYQALSSVDVGAALAAGIPIVLLAVVLDRTTEAAGHRIGAEPTGPALLRGWRGWSLAAALTAVVAVVGRLADGRVWPENVTVAIAGPVNTAKDWMVDHLYTGVPVVGGTADLASHFTSGVLNPLRSGLTGLPWWSVLLIVAALAWTIGTWRTAATAVLAMAAIGVLGVWKPSMDTLSQVLAAVAVTLVIGFGVAVGTARSERLEKLLRPVLDVFQTMPQFVYLIPVVALFGVGRAPAAAAAVVYALPAVIRITTQGLRGVDPAAMEGARSLGATPGQQLRQVQIPLARPSLLLAVNQAVVLVLAVVIIGGLVGSGALGYEVVLGLAQGDLATGLVAGAAIVCLGLMLDRVTQPTTRRQRQES
- a CDS encoding glycine betaine/L-proline ABC transporter ATP-binding protein is translated as MTGTETLKTTEPAGEAGATGGDENPVFSVRNLWKVFGPKSDRIPGSEYGALPPAELREATGCTAAVRDVSFDVRKGEVFVVMGLSGSGKSTLVRCLTRLIEPTSGTLAIDGEDVLAMDRSRLRELRRHRAAMVFQHFGLLPHRTVLDNVAYGLEIQGLGKPERRARAAELVAKVGLDGLEDRRPSQLSGGQQQRVGLARALAVDPSVLLFDEPFSALDPLIRREMQDEVVRLHREEGRTMVFITHDLSEALRLGTRIALMRDGGIVQLGTPEEIVGSPADDYVREFVRDVPREQVLTVATAMRPALAGESERGPAVRTDATVSEAIEAVSRSGDPAARVMDGGRLVGVVDHACLLDVVAGTDGAGDAATPASTAPASGAPDAPDGTREVTA